A window from Canis aureus isolate CA01 chromosome 23, VMU_Caureus_v.1.0, whole genome shotgun sequence encodes these proteins:
- the LOC144295197 gene encoding elongation factor 1-alpha 2-like, which translates to MSQAPDSPAHRFSLQMPWFKGWKAEWKEGTTTRVTRLEALDAILPPTGPANKPLRLPVQDVYKIGGIDTVPVGHVETGFLKPRIVVTFAPTNLTTEVKSVEIHQEALRSDIVGFNVKNAPVKDIRHGCVIGDSKNDPCPPADNHPGQIHAGYTPVLDCHTAHIPCKFAELREKIDQHSGKKLEHNSNALKSGDAAIVQMVPNKVMCLETFSEYLPLGEPRIATDSREEMRQTMAIRVIKVVEKKSSMAGKVTKSAVKADKK; encoded by the exons ATGAGCCAGGCCCCAGACTCACCTGCGCACCGCTTCTCCTTGCAGATGCCCTGGTTCAAGGGCTGGAAGGCGGAGTGGAAGGAGGGAACCACCACCAGGGTGACTCGGCTGGAAGCTCTGGACGCCATCCTCCCGCCCACTGGCCCAGCCAACAAGCCCTTGAGGCTCCCTGTGCAGGATGTGTACAAGATTGGAG GCATTGACAcagtgcctgttggccatgtggaGACGGGTTTCCTGAAGCCCAGGATTGTGGTCACTTTTGCCCCCACAAACCTCACTACAGAGGTCAAGTCTGTGGAGATTCATCAGGAGGCCCTGCGCAGTGACATCGTGGGCTTCAATGTGAAGAATGCGCCCGTAAAGGACATTCGCCATGGATGTGTCATTGGAGACAGCAAGAAtgacccctgccccccagct GATAATCATCCTGGGCAGATCCACGCTGGCTATACTCCAGTGCTGGACTGCCATACAGCTCACATCCCCTGCAAATTTGCTGAACTGAGGGAAAAGATTGACCAGCACTCAGGCAAGAAGCTAGAGCACAACTCCAACGCCCTGAAGTCTGGCGATGCAGCCATTGTGCAGATGGTCCCCAACAAAGTCATGTGTCTAGAGACCTTCTCGGAGTACCTACCTCTAGGTGAGCCAAGGATTGCTACTGACTCGCGGGAAGAAA TGAGACAAACAATGGCCATAAGAGTTATTAAGGTGGTGGAGAAGAAGTCGTCTATGGCTGGCAAGGTCACCAAGTCAGCAGTAAAGGCAGACAAGAAGTGA